The Sphingobacteriales bacterium genome segment GATGGTATTGGTAGCAGAGGCTCCTGAAATGGCTGGAATGCTGAACTGTTCGGTATAGGTGCCATTTCTGGCATTGAATACCACAGGCCCGCACACACCATTGGCTATCAGGGCATTTACTGCAGCTGTAAAGGTCGGATAGTCCGGAGAAGTTCCGCCTATGGTATAATTTCCACTCATTCCCCGCTGTATGCCGGTAACGTTCAGGGTATCGTTACCGGGATTAATATCTGCTATGGTTCCATTGATGTAAGAATGATATACTTTGAAAGTATAACTGCTTCCTGTATTGATATTGTATGTTCCAAGTACCACCTGTTCTGTATCTCCCGGTATCAGTAGTCCGGTCCATGCCACCGGTGTCTGGCTTACTCCGTTCACTTCCCAGCGAATGGTGTCGCTGGTAATGTTGTAAGTTCCCAGATTCTTTATTACCACCTTAACTGTCTGCGAAGTTGAACAGATTGGTTTGACAGGTGACAGCAGTTGTGTCACACTCAGATCATAACCACTTGATGGTTTTTCATAGGCTCCGATGGTAGGAGCAATTCTTGCAGAATCAAAAATATCAACTGTTATACCCAGTCCGCCAACACCTACATTCAGGTTATTGTTGTTGTGTCGGAGATCGGTATTGCTATAGAAACCCGGAACCTCAACAATGGAATGGGCATCCTGCAGCGTTCCGGCTCTCCATTGCGAAATGGTATTGTAAAATGTGGAATTGGCATATCCGATAAAGGTTGCATAGAAACAGTTATAATCGCTTGCTGATACATAATCTATCGGGCTCAGATACATGCAAATGCTGTTGCCATTGTATAAAATATTGTTTTTTACGATATTGTTGGAATTAGTACTTCCTGATAAATACATACAGGTGTTACCTGTTGTTCCTGCTGAGCCAACCACAATGTTTATGCTGTTGTGGTAATATTTGTGCCATGTACAACCAGATGAGTAAATACCATAGTTTGACCCTGTACTTGTGCCGGTATGTGATATGAAGTTATTGGCAATCAGACCGGGGGATGATAGTGTCCCGATGCCCTGGATGATATACATCCCATAATTCGTGCTGGTGGACCTGACCTGTACGTTATTTTGGGTAATTTCCAGTGCATTGTAACAATAATAAGCATAAATTCCATATTCAGTGCTGTATGCCCCCATTCCTCTTATTGTGTTTTTATTGATTTTCAGGTTGCTCTGATAATAATTATATAACCCATAATAATAGAAGGAGTCAATCAGGTTGCCGGTAATTTCATTGGCTTCTTCCATATCAGACGAACTGACTCCATAGGTATAAATACTATAAGAGCCATATTTAATCACATTATTCTTGATTTTATTGTAATTTGCCTTATTGGCAGTAGAAGTATTGTGATAAACAACTGCCTGTGATGTTGATGTAGTTGAACCAATATATCCGTATAAATAGCAGCTTTCAACGGTATTATAATTTGTCAGTCCCTGGAATACAACTACATTTGCGTAGGTTGTCCCCAATGCATAGAGTTTCATTCCTTTCCATGTTACATAATCTGCTTCATAAAAGCGAAGTACCCAGTTATCGCCTGTTCCTGTAGCTGAATAGTTAATAATAACCGGATTGGTATTGGCCGGGTCAGGCTGGAAGACAATATAATTGGTAAGCGAAGCACCGTTGATTTGCGGAATGGTAATCTGAGTATTGTAAGTTCCTTCTCTGACATAAAAAATAGTCGGGCCGCAAACACCCTTGTTGGTGAGATCTGTAATGGCATCATTAAAGGTAGCATAATCGGGGCTTGACCCTCCGATGGTATAAATGCCGCTCATCCCTAACTGGGCAATAGTTACAACAGCAGTAGCAGTATCATTATAAATATTCGGGTCTGTCTGAGTGTTGTTGATGACCTTGCCTACCCAAGCCTTGACGGTGTAGGTTTGTGAGACGGTAAATGAATAAGTTCCGATGGTAACATTTGTGCTGTTTCCGGAAGCCAGTGTACCACTCCATACATAAGGAGTTTGTGCAGTTCCGTTTACCGACCAGAAAATGGTATCATGGGTTAATGTCTGTAAACCATAGTTGTTAAGGGTAACAATAACGGAAGAACCGCAGAAAGGAACAGATGGAGACACGATGGCTGAAATACCGGCATCATAGGAAGGTGTTTTGTATTCATAAGCCCCAACTGTAGGTGTAACCCTCACAGTATCATAGATATCTGTGGTAATTCCAAGTCCGGTTTCCCCGAAATTCATGGCATTGCTGAAATGCATAGGACTGTTGACCCATGGGAACTGCGGGTCAACACTCATTGAATTGGCATCCTGCAGGGAGGTGGATTGCCAGTTGCTCAGGGTGTTGCAGTTGGTACCTCCCCAGTTTCCGAGAATGGTTCCATTTGTATAGAAGTCATTATAGTTGCTGCTGGTAAATGTGGCGGTAGATGCCGTATAAATGCAATAACCCGATGATTTGTTGACAAGAAGATTATTCCTCAGTTTTATGGTATTGTTGGTAATTGGTGTAGAGAAATACATACAGACATTGGAAGTAGAAGATGGTCCGGCATAATTTACCACAGAATTGTGGTAGAAATTGACATAGTTGGTGTAATAAACATAAAAACCGTAAGCTGTTCCGGTGCCACCGTTAATTGAAACAAAGTTGTTGGCTACCGTATGGGTGTTTGCTAAATCTGTTCGGCAATAATACATATAAACACCATAAGAAGTATTTGATGAAGTCCGGGTGTGAATTATCTGATTTTGCTGAACACTCACCAGGGTATCACAGTAATATAAATCCAGACCATACAACGTAGTAGCAGATGGCCCGCCTCTGACAATATTTTTATTAATCGTGGTTTTTCTGTTGTAATATAACCACAATCCTTCCTGATAGAAAGAGTCAATCAGGTTACCGGATATATTGTTCAGGTATTCATACGTACTTTGAGAGGTACTGTTTCCATACAGATAAATACCATAAGATCCATATTTAATGGTATTATTGGTAATGTTGGTATATTCTGTATTGTTCCCGGAACCTGAAAGGTCATAGATAACCGCATAATTGCTTCCGGTACTGGTGGAATAAAGTCCCTGAAAGATATTGCTGTCGAGGGTAATGTATTTGTTGTTCCCCTGAAATTTTACAACATTTGCATAACCAGTTACAGAATTATTTATTATTTTCAGTTTCTTTACGGTAATATAATTTGCCCCATTGAACATGATCACATAAGGAAAGCTTGAAGTTCCTGCATAATAAATTACAGGAGTAGTGCTGTTGGCCGGATCAGGGCGGAAAGTTATGGTATTGGTTGGTGAAGCTCCGATAATATTAGTAAAGGCAAACTGCTCGTTGTAGGTGCCCGACCTGACATAGAACACAACAGGACCACACACGCCACCTGCATTCAAATCACTGACGGCTTCTGTAAAAGTAGCATAATCCGGTGAAGTACCTCCAATGGTATAAGTACCTGTCAAACTCAATGTAGCTTTAACTTTTTTCAGGTCATTGGATGTATTTCCGTCAGAGGCACTGTTTGGATTTTCTGTCCATGCATATACACTGTCTCCTTTTGTAAGAGTAAGCACACCAACTGTAACATCCAGCGTATTGTACGAAGGTACTGAAATTGAGCTCAGGCTGTAAGTAGTAACCGTACCATTGTAGTTTTTCTTAAACTTGACATCCACAGAGGTCAATGTTGAGGTACCATAATTGTAAATCCTTACTTTTACAGAGTCGGTACCCGGGCAGGAAGGATCGGAGGAAGAGGGTTTTAAAATGTCTGTTACCCCTGCATCATTGGCATAAGGCGTGAATTCATCGGCTCCGATATCCGGTGTGGAAGCATGACGGCTTTCTCCGTCAATATCATCTGATACCGAAGTAACCGGTGTACCCGATGCATTCAGATTGCTGTTCACCGTGTGGAGATCATAGGTGGTGAAATAATATGGATTGACTGATTTTGAGTTTGCATCCAGCGAGGTTCCGGAATTCCATGAAGAAAGAGTCCCGTAACTGGTTCCATTGTAGTACCCCAGATTGGTGCCTGTAGCGTAAAAATTATTGTAATTACTCGTATTTACTGTCGTGCTGGATGAGTAATACATGGCATAACCGCCTCCGGTATTCGACACACAGTTGTTTTTTACGTCATGATATGCCGATGAGGATGTGAGGTACAAACCATAACTACTGCTCGTTACTCCCGTAATATTTACACTGTTGTAATATATTTCCGAATAAGTTCCGGCATCATAAATCATATAGGTAGAGCCCGTTCCAATGGCTTGAGAAACAAAATTATTCGCAATTAATGATTTCTTGGTTGATGAGTTGGATCCACTTCTGTAAATACCATAATTGGTATTGGTGGAATTGTTTCCTTTCAGCGTTATTTTATTCTTTACAATTTCATTTATGGTCGAACCGCTATTGTCATAATAACTGGAAGCATAAATACCATACTGAGTGCTTGTCCCTTCTATGATTATTTCATTTCCATTGGTCTGGTTATTGGTATATGCTGAGTTGTAATAAATCCCATATTTGGTTCCGCTTCCGCCATTATAGATGTAATTATTGTTTACTTTATTTCCAGTATTAAAATTAGTACCATAAAAACCATAGGCGGTAGAGGAAGTTGTCAGGTTAATGTTATTCCCGATAACCTCAGCATTCTGGCAACCGGAATTGTTGAAATAAATCCCATAATAGGTTGTTGAACTGGAGGAAGTAATACGATTGTATCTGATTTTCGCATAATTTTGATAATACATGTAAAAACCATACTGATACTGATTTTTAACCACATTGCTGTCAAAGGTATTATACTGGCAATAACTGCTGCTATAACCATAAAAGTAAACAGCGTAGGTGGCACCATCAAAAATGCAGTATTTAGAGGTGATTGACCCGGAATTGGAAGAGGCTGCCGTGGAATACAGATACCAGATGGCCCAATCGGTAGAAGCAGTAGTGGTTTGATTAGCCAGAAAACGGCAACTTTGAAACACCAGACTATCTGCTTTGGAGGCAAACTCAATCACCCTGCCCCGGCCGGTGGAGGTATTCTGAAAGGTAATCTGTTTGAAGGTAATATGGCTGCATCCGTTAAGTTTCAGGACATAGTTGTCTGTAGCCGTGGCATTATTGCTTAAAATGACCTTTGAACTGTCGCCTGAGTATGACCTGAAGAGAATAGTATTGGAGGTCGAAGCTCCCGGAATATTATTGATGGTGTAGTATCCGTTGTATGTCCCGTCATAAATTTCAAACACAACGGCTGCATTCACACCTCTGCCGTTCAGATCGTTAATGGCTGCTGTTACAGAAGTATAATTGCGCGGTCCGGTGGTATTTGGGTCTATGGTATAGGTTCCGTTCATGGGCTCTGTAATCAGCCTTTCTCCTGTCGGATTCGATACCACAGGATATTTTGTCAGAATAGTTCCTGACGAATCAATGATGATGGTATCAATGGTCCCGTCAATATAATCCCCGAGGCTTGCTGCAGTTACCACATCATAAGCCAGCCAGAAATAATTGGTTCCTGCGAGCAATGCCTGCGAACCGCTGACAGAAAAGGTGTTGGTTATCGTATTCAGTGTTGAACCAAACTGAGTAGTGGTTGAAAAGGTAGAATCGTTTCCTGTATAGTAAACCCTTGCATTTTCCACATCGCTCAGCGAAGTTGTTCCGCTGGAGGTAAATGCCAGCCGCTTGAGGATAAGCGGATTTGAACAGCCTGTGGTAATTATCTTCACGCCTAATACTTCGTTTTTAACCGAATTAGGCACTACCACCCCAAGATTGCTGTGAAATCCTGTTGCATAATTCATGGCATGAGCCGAAGGATTGTCGTCTGCACCGGCAAAAGCAGGCAAGGCACGGCAATTTCCGTCTATATCCGTAGTAATTCCATATAAAGACTGAACTATTTTCAATGAAGTATTGGAAGTATGCAGATCGCTGGTACTCGTAAAGGAAGGATTTACGTTTATTGAATTGGCATCATTGTTATTAAAGTTGTTTTTCCATGTTGCAAGGGTGCTTTTTGTTACACTGTTCAGATAACCCATCTGTGCACTGCCGGTATAGTAAAAATTATTGTAATCGCAGGAAGTAATATTGGTAGAAGCATAAGAACTGGAAACAATCATAGCATAACCGGTACCTGATTTTGAAATATTGTTATTTAAAAATCTTATATCCAGATAACTTGAACTGGTAGAGGTAGGTATATAAACTGCCGCACACGAAGTTGCTGAAGAGCCTGAACAGGTATTGTTCACACTGTTAAACATGAAATCTGTGTAACCGCAGGAAGTCAAATAAACACTGTATATGGTTGAACCTGTACCGTTGGCTGTGGCAACAAAGTTATTATACACCTTGTTCCTTGCCGATGCAGTACCATAGCAGCTTGATAAATATAAACTATAACTTGTACCAGTAGTTGCTCCTTTACAATAAATTTTATTACCTGAAATATTGGTGGTTAGGCTGCCGTTTGTGCCAGTAGCACTCGAAACATATATCCCGTATTGCGTGCCGGTACCTCCTGCAGAAACTTCTACGATATTATTTTGAATCTGTGGTCCGTTGTAAGTACTTGATAAATACATACCATAAGTCGTAGAAGAGGAGGTTACATTAACATTATTGCCGGTAATAGTTGAATAATAATTGCTGGAGCCATAAATTCCATATAATGTTGATGAACTTGTTATATTGACAGTATTGTTGGAAATAATGGCATAATAGGAATAATAGACATATATACCATACCTTGTAGTAGTTGCACCGGTATAGCTAATATTATTACCCGTAATTACAGAGTAGTAAAAAGGATAATAATGATAAATTCCATAATAATAAAAACCACCTATCTTGTTTCCTATTAATGAATCATAGGATGCATTGTATGAAGTAGAGCTCGCATAATATAAATAAAAACCAGAATAACCATTATTGACTACATTGTATTTAAAAGCATTTCCCTGAAATTTACCACTTGAACTGACAGTAGCTCCAATTGATACTACTCCGTAATTTGCTCCGGAGGTAGTGGTTGTAGCTCTTTGAAGAATACAGTTTTCAATTTTGATATAATTGGTACCATACGTACTACTTGGATTAAACCTTACGGCATTCCCGGTCCCTGTACTGGTATTTACGATTTTTATCCATTTAAACCGGTAATACTGAACATTACCTGTAGAAGGTGTAAATTGAACGGTAGCAGTGGTACTCGAATCGGTCAAAGTTACCTTTGTACTGTCCATGCTCTGACTGACAAAAGTAATCATATTGGATGCAGAAGCTCCTGTTACATCCCGAAGGGTAATCGCTTCATTATAGGTTCCGTCTCGCACGACAAAGGTAACACCACCCGTACCAACACCTTTGCTATTCAGGTCGGATATGGCTGCTGTAAAAGTGGCATAATCAGGGCTGGTGCCTCCGATGGTCTTCGTTCCGGTCAGGGCCTGGCCCCGGCTTTCCGTTACTGAAAACAGTACTGTAACTGCAATAAATACAATGAAATTCAATACGGCTCTTTTCATATACTTGAATTTAAAAATTTTACAAATGAAAATGGTGTTCCTTTTACCGGAAACACCTGATGACTGAAGTGATTGGGAACTATTTTCCCACAGGAGTAAAATTTACTCCAGCGAGCTATCAAACCTTGGATGTGACCTGACATCCTTTCTTTTTTCATTTTCTTCAACTTTTTTCCCAAGTCAAAGTGAAGTGAGTTTTAAAATACTACCGGGAGGTAGAGCGCGTCTTTTATCGGAGGTGTATCGTTTGTCTTATAGGCATTCTATTTTAAAAATCACTTCACTTAATTACATTCCAGCATTGTTTTAATACGCAATATTAATACGTTATCAACAATTGTGAAAAAAAATTTTTTTTATTTTTCTAAAAAAAATCAAACTAATTTAACGATTTGAATTTCAATATTTTATAAATTCCGGAGTAATTTTTCAGACAAAAATTCCCGGCAAGGTCAGATAAAATATTGAGGAGATAAAAAAATTTACAATCATAGGAGAATTGTTAGCTTTGTTGTCTGGTAAAATTTCATTTAAAGATGAATATAGTAATTTCCGGAGCAGGGGCTGTAGGTTTATATCTGGCAAAAATGCTGGTAGAAAATGATCATAATGTTACACTTATTGATAAAAACGAGGAGAGGTTACGCATAGCATCCGCCCATCTGGATATTTTGACTTATTGCGGCTCATCTTCGCTGATATCGGTTCAGAAAGAAGCCAATATTCCTGATTGTGATCTTTTAATTGCAGTTACCAACGAACAGGATGCTAACTTTCTGACCTGCATTTTAGGGAAAAAATCAGGAGCCAAAACCACCATCGCCCGCATCAACAACCTCGAATATCTGGAAAAATCTGAACAAGAGATGTATCAGTCATTTGGCGTTGACACCATGATATTTCCCGAGCTCATAGCCGCCAATGAAATAGTTGCCCTGATCAGGCAAAGTGCTGCCACCGAAATCGTATCCTTTTGTAATGACAAGTTGATTCTGATGCAGTTAAGGATTGAAGAGGATGCTGAAGTAAAAGGAAAAACCCTTCGTGAAATTATTGAAAAAGACCCTACCATCGACTACCGTGCCGTGGCTATTCAGCGTAACAATAAAACCATCATGCCTTCCGGAAAAGATGTTTTCATCCCGGGTGATGAGGTTTTTGTGGTTACCAAAAAGGAAAAAATTGATAAATTGCTTAAAATAAGCGGATCGAAAAATTTCCACATTCGCAATATTATGCTCATTGGGGCTTCTGAAGTAGGTATTCTGGCTGCCAGGGAACTCGAGCAGGATTATCATGTCAAGCTGATTGAAAAAAGAGCTGATATTTGCCAGAAATTAGCCGGAGAACTCAAACATACATTAATTATTAATGCAGACGGTCATGAGCTGAACACCCTGAAAGATGAGGGTCTGGAAGAAATGGATGCTTTTATATCGGTTACGGAAAATACGGAAGCCAATATATTTTTCTGCCTGCTTGCCAAACGCAACGGTGCCAAAAAAACCATTGCCCTGATTGAAGATACCGAATTTATTGAGATTTCTCATGATATTGGGGTAGATACCATCATCAACAAAAAACTGATTGCTGCCAGCCATATTCACCGCTATACGCTTGAAGCCGAGGTGGTTGCCTCCAAATGTCTGAACAGTGTGGAGGCCGATGTTTTTGAGTTTATCGTTAAAAAAGGTTCTCGCATTACTTCCAAAAAGGTCAGTGAGCTGAATTTCCCTGAAAATGCCATTTTAGGCGGCTATATCCGAAATGGGGAAAGCTATATTGTGAAAGGCGATACTCAACTTCAGGAAGGCGACCATGTGGTGGTCTTTTCTGTTCCTTCTGTCATTCATAAAGTCGAACAGTTTTTTTCAATATAATCAGTCATGTTAAAATCTCGCCTGATTATCAATCTTTTAAGCCGGATTCTTATACTGGAAAGCATACTGATGGCTACTTCATTAAGCTTTTCAGCCTATTACGGGTACAGTGATTTCAAAGCCATTGCCCTTTCTTCGCTGATCACCTTTTCATGCGGTATCTTTTTGTTTTTTGTTACCAGAAAAACTGAATACAATGCCACCAAAAGAGAAGGCTACCTGATTGTCAGCCTTGGCTGGATTATTATTTCCTTGTTTGGCACACTGCCATACATCCTCAGCGGAGCCATTCCCGACTTTACTGATGCTTTTTTTGAAACCATGTCGGGCTTTACCACCACAGGAGCCTCTATTCTGACAGATATTGAAAAGATTCCCAAAGGAATACTATTCTGGCGTGCCATGACTCACTGGATCGGGGGAATGGGTATTATTGTACTGACTGTAGCCATCATGCCCTTTCTGGGAGTTGGCGGGTTTCAGCTTTTTGCCGCTGAAGTACCGGGTATTTCAAAAGATAAACTCCATCCCCGGATTACCGAAACAGCCAAAAGACTTTGGGGACTTTATGCCCTTTTCACCTTAGCTGAAACCATTCTTCTTGTCCTTGGCGGCATGAACCTCCACGAATCATTATGCCATTCTTTTGCCACCATGGCTACCGGTGGCTTCTCTACCCGAAATGCCAGCGCTGCTGCATTTTCTCCCTATATTCAGTATGTATTTATTGTCTTTATGTTTATTGCCGGAATAAATTTTACCCTTTCCTATCTCGCTGTCATCAAAGGTGATGTTAAAAAACTGTTTAAGGACGATGAATTCAAATTTTACTCCACCTTTATTCTTTTATCGGCCTTTGTCATTGTTGTAGTTCTGGCCGTATTGCAACACCACGGAGTGGAGGAATCTTTCAGAAATGCTTTGTTTACGGTCGTTTCCATCATCACTACTACTGGCTTTGTCAATTGTAACTATGAAAACTGGGGTATTTTCGGGATGATGCTTGTGTTTATTTTAATGTTTATCGGTGGTTCATCAGGCTCCACGGGCGGCTCTGTCAAGTGTATCCGCCATCTTTTGTTGATAAGAAATGCCTCTCTCGAATTTAAAAGACTTGTCCATCCGCGAGCCGTTCTACCTGTCAGATATAACCAGCAAAGCGTTTCAAAAGATACCATTTCGCATGTCCTTGCCTTTTTCTTTTTATATGTGATTATCTTTATCGTCTCTTCTCTCCTGATGGTAGCTTTTGGCAGCGATATTGAAACCTCAATGGGATCTGTCGCTGCAACACTCGGAAATGTAGGCCCGGGTATCGGCCATGTAGGACCTGTAGAAAACTACGCCCATTTAAACATCGAATCCAAATGGCTTCTTTCTTTCGACATGTTGGTCGGACGTCTTGAATTGTTTACCGTCCTGATTATTTTCAGTAAAGCCTTCTGGAAAAAATAAATTTGCATATCTGATTTAATTCTCAATTTTGATTCGAAATTAAAATGCTACTTTTTGCAAAATAATGAAGTATTTTTCAGGCTCGGGCTTCAGGAATTTTCTTTTAAAATTCAATATTGTTTTTTCTCTGATTGTAATAACCACGCAGTTATATGATTTTGGATACCCTTCATCCCTGTACGGCCAGAAAAATATCCATACCTTTTACCAGATTGCAGCCATTGTTTACCTGCTCAACTTCATCGGTGAACTGATTTCTGAAAGATTGTTACTGTTGAGAATACTCAGGGAAAATCCGCTGAAATTTGCTTTTCATATACTCGGATTAATTGTTTTAATGGTTTCGTTTTCGAATGTAAGCATTTTGATTCAGGACCTCGGATTTATATCTTCAAATCTGAATATCGAAACGGCTCTGATCGTATTTTTAAATGCCTATCTACTCCTAAATTCATTGATTATTATCGTTAAACTTAGAGAAAACTGGCTTTTTGTCTCTGCTAATCCATCAAAGGTTCTGTTTTTTTCCTTCGGTATTTTAATACTGACAGGGACATTGCTTTTAAAACTGCCAGCTTGTTCAAATTATCATCTTAGCTGGCCGGATGCTTTGTTTACCGCTACTTCAGCAGTTTG includes the following:
- the trkA gene encoding Trk system potassium transporter TrkA; protein product: MNIVISGAGAVGLYLAKMLVENDHNVTLIDKNEERLRIASAHLDILTYCGSSSLISVQKEANIPDCDLLIAVTNEQDANFLTCILGKKSGAKTTIARINNLEYLEKSEQEMYQSFGVDTMIFPELIAANEIVALIRQSAATEIVSFCNDKLILMQLRIEEDAEVKGKTLREIIEKDPTIDYRAVAIQRNNKTIMPSGKDVFIPGDEVFVVTKKEKIDKLLKISGSKNFHIRNIMLIGASEVGILAARELEQDYHVKLIEKRADICQKLAGELKHTLIINADGHELNTLKDEGLEEMDAFISVTENTEANIFFCLLAKRNGAKKTIALIEDTEFIEISHDIGVDTIINKKLIAASHIHRYTLEAEVVASKCLNSVEADVFEFIVKKGSRITSKKVSELNFPENAILGGYIRNGESYIVKGDTQLQEGDHVVVFSVPSVIHKVEQFFSI
- a CDS encoding TrkH family potassium uptake protein; the encoded protein is MATSLSFSAYYGYSDFKAIALSSLITFSCGIFLFFVTRKTEYNATKREGYLIVSLGWIIISLFGTLPYILSGAIPDFTDAFFETMSGFTTTGASILTDIEKIPKGILFWRAMTHWIGGMGIIVLTVAIMPFLGVGGFQLFAAEVPGISKDKLHPRITETAKRLWGLYALFTLAETILLVLGGMNLHESLCHSFATMATGGFSTRNASAAAFSPYIQYVFIVFMFIAGINFTLSYLAVIKGDVKKLFKDDEFKFYSTFILLSAFVIVVVLAVLQHHGVEESFRNALFTVVSIITTTGFVNCNYENWGIFGMMLVFILMFIGGSSGSTGGSVKCIRHLLLIRNASLEFKRLVHPRAVLPVRYNQQSVSKDTISHVLAFFFLYVIIFIVSSLLMVAFGSDIETSMGSVAATLGNVGPGIGHVGPVENYAHLNIESKWLLSFDMLVGRLELFTVLIIFSKAFWKK